TTTACTCTGTAAATCTCGTGTCTAATAGCCGTGCTATGAAGTgttcatgtttggttcatgttTGTTCGAGCTTTGGATgtggtgttcatgttcggtttatttaaaatttatactgTTTATTTTCGGTTTGTGTTCAACTCGTGTTTGTTCTTCTAGCTGCTAAAACTAGAGATGATTCTATAGCCATTCGTCCTTAATACGTCTTTATCATTTATCTTCTTGCTTACATGCTAAATATTTGTAGTTAGTTGAGTCTTGTGACTTTTTTGCATGTTTAGCCCTTATTCAAATGACAAAACTGATAACTGTTAATATTATTTGTATATGTGCATTTGGTCATGCTTTTCGACAAGATTACTTTTGGTATGAGTGTCTATAAAGTCCCATCTCTCTTGCTCTTGCAGTGATGATGCTCACTTCAGTTTACTTATGAGTTTGGTAACGGGACCAAAGTTTACTGTTTTTGAACTTCTGGTTTAATATTACCTCATAACTGGAAATTTCTATTCTCAAATATTTGTGTAGTAGAAATTTGCTCATCCAATGATTATGCATGGTGTAAGTGTAAACTGCAATATTtgagtttttatttgtttacagGGGTTATAATATTGGAATTCGATTGGTTGATGAGTTTTTAGCGAAGTCTAATGTCAACAGATGCGTGGACTTCAAGGAAACAGCTGAAGTGATCGCAAAGGTTTGTGTCATTTGATTCAATATGCACTATTACTTTTGCGAGCAGATGTAGCCTAATTCTTCTATTTTCATTGGAGGGATCAGTAGAATTGTCAGCTTGTTATAGAATGCATTATTTAATCCTATAGTTTTCTTTCAAAAAGTTATTTTGCAATGTGAAAGTGTATCAAAGTTTCTGCTCATAGATCAGTAGTAGGCATAAATACTTCACTTAATAGACTAATCCAAATGGAGTTATGTTTAAAATCATGCAATAGTACTTACTACTCATATATATAGCTGTTATGCAGGTGGGTTTCAAAATGTTCCTAGGAGTGAGTGCATCTGTGACCAATTGGGATGCTGATGGGACATGTTGCAGTATCGTTTTGGAGGACAATCCCTTGGTAGATTTTGTTGAGCTACCTGATACATGTCAAGGCCTTTATTATTGCAATATTTTAAGTGGAGTCATTAGAGGGGCACTAGACATGGTGAGTGTTTCTCTCTTTTATTACTCAGCACCACAATTTGCGACTCTTTTACTCCTTTCACCCTCCCCCTCTTTTTTCATAAGTTATGCTCTTAATTTCTGGGTGTGACAAATGACTGTGTAGAAGTACAAATTTAGTATGTACTTTAAAGTAGGGGTGTTCAAATATAGGTTATGAACTTTGAATGATATGATATTTTTAGTGCAGACAATCTGAAATTTCTTTTGGATATTGGCTCCCTAAATAATGGGCTCTTAAAATATTATAACCCACGTAAACCAAATTTGAACACCCCTACTTTGAAGTACATGCATAAGTCGAGTAAATTATGTACTAGTTATTTGCATCATTAAGGGTGATTTGAAAACAGTTGCGATGTCCTTTAATTTGAAGGAACATCATTTTCAGATACAAATATAAGAGAAAAAGGTCTAATTTGTGAAGCATCAAGTTTAGGCTATTAATATATCTTTATTCAGAATCTAGCCA
This region of Mercurialis annua linkage group LG1-X, ddMerAnnu1.2, whole genome shotgun sequence genomic DNA includes:
- the LOC126676687 gene encoding uncharacterized protein LOC126676687, which codes for MAPPAGPRSGDAIFASVERVNAELFTLTYGAIVRQLLTDLEEVEEVNKQLDQMGYNIGIRLVDEFLAKSNVNRCVDFKETAEVIAKVGFKMFLGVSASVTNWDADGTCCSIVLEDNPLVDFVELPDTCQGLYYCNILSGVIRGALDMVSMKAEVTWARDMLRGDDAFELQVKLLKQVPEEYPYKDDE